The nucleotide window CTCAGCCGGGACGGCCGACACGCTCCCGTCGGCCTCAGCCGGAACGGCCGGTACGGTCCCGTCAGCCTCAGCTGGGACGACCGACAGGGGTCCGCCAGCCTCAGCCGGAACGACCGACACGCTCCCGTCAGCCTCAGCCGGAACGGCCGGTGCGGTTGCGTCGGCCGCGGCCGGGGCGGCCGGTGCGGTTCCGTCGGCCGCGGTCGGGGCGGTTTCGTCGCGGTCGAACGGGGCCGCCGCCCCGTCTCCGGCGGCGCCGGCCTCCGACGTGGCGGCGCGGTCGTCGGCCGGGGCCGGGTGACCGGTCCGCGGCGCGGCGGTGGCGGGGGCCGAGGACGACGTGCGCTTGCGCAGCACCACGTCGTAGCGGTAGCGGGTCAGCTCGTTGTGGTGGGCGCCCCGCTTGACGCGGATGTCGGCGTCGAAGCCGTCGAGGGCGGCGAAGTAGTCCGGGTCGAGCAGCAGTTCGCCCTCCCAGGCGACCGACCGCTCCACCGCGGTCCGCAGGGCCTGCTTGTCCTCGAGGTCGGTCGCGCGGCGCGCCTCCACGGCGGCACGCAGGCAGCGCAGCAGCCGGGCGTTGCGCACGTCGCCGATGAACAGCCGTCCCCCCGGGGCCAGCAGCCCGGCGGCGGCGCCGATGACATCGGTGAGGTAGTCGGCGTCCGGGAAGTACTGGGCGACGGAGTTCAGGACGACCGTGTCGAAGTAGGCGCGGGGAAGCCCGTCGGTGTCGTGGGCGGGCCGGGCGCTCAGGTGCACGCGGCCGGCGTACTCCGGTACCGCGTCGACCTGGTCGCGCAGGGCCCGTACCGCCTCCTCGGACAGGTCGGTGCCCCAGTACGCCTCGCAGCCGGGAGCGATCCGGGAGAGCAGCAGACCGCTGCCGACGCCGATCTCCAGCACGCGGCGGGGGTCGAGTTCCGCGATGCGGGCGAGGGTCGCCTCGCGCCACTCGCGCATCTCGGCGACGGGGATGGGCAGCCCGTCGTACATGCTGTTCCAGCCGGCGAAGTTCTCACGGAAGCCGGCGGAGGCGGGGCCGAGGCCCTCGGACCCCTCCTGCCGGCCCTCGGATCCGGCCGCCGAGTAGAGCAGTTCATGCAGGTCCTTCCACTCCTGGACCTGCTCGCCGAAGTCCCGGTCGGCGTCCAGCGAGGGGACGACGTAGGCGGCGAGCCGGCGGTCGCCCGGGCGGTCCTCGCGGACCAGGACCGCGGCCTGCTCCACGGCCGGATGGGCGCGCAGCACGGACTCGATCTCGCCGGGCTCGATGCGGAAGCCCCGGATCTTCACCTGCGCGTCGGCGCGACCGAGGAACTCCAGCCTGCCGTCGGCCTTCCAGCGCACCAGGTCGCCGGTACGGTACAGCCGCTCGCCGGGCCCCCCGAACGGATCGGCGACGAACCGCTCGGCCGTCAGATCGGGCCGGCCCAGGTAGCCGCGGGCGAGTCCGGCGCCGCCGAGGTACAACTCGCCCGGCACTCCGGCCGGTACGGGCCGCAGCCGCGCGTCGAGCACGTAGGCGCGGGTGCCGGGGTCGGGGACGCCGATCGGCACGATCGTGCCGGCCGGGGTGTCGGGGTCGCACAGGCCGAGGGTGGAGTTGGTGGTCGCCTCGGTGGGGCCGTACGCGTTGAACATCATGCGGCCGCGGGCGTACCGGCCGACCAGCTCGGGCGAGACCCGCTCGGTGCCGGCGAGCAGGGTGGCGGGCGGCAGTTCGACGTCCTCGGGCATCGCGGCGAGCAGTGCCGGCGGGAGGATCATGAAGGTGATGCCGTGGGCGTGGGCGTAGTCGGCGAGCGGGGCGCCGGGCACCCGCAACTCGGCCGGTACGACGACGAGCCGGCCGCCGGAGAGCAGCCCGAGGCACAGGTCCCAGAACGCCACGTCGAAGCTGGGCGAGGCGAACTGCAGGACCCGGCTGTGCGGTCCGATCCCGAACCGCTCGGTCTGGGTGGCGACCAGCTTGGCGACACCGGCGTGGGACAGCACCACCCCCTTGGGGCGGCCGGTGGAGCCGGAGGTGTAGATGACGTAGGCGGCGTTGCCGACGGAGAGGGAACCGGAGCCGGGGTCGAGGTCGGGGCCTGGTCCGGGCTCCGACGGCTGCGCCTGCGCCAACTCCCGTACGACGTCGGGCGCGTCCAGCACCACGACGTCCATGCCGTCGAACGGCGGGATGTCCCGGGCGACCTCGGCGGTGGTGACCAGGCAGGCGGGGCGGGCGTCGGCCAGCATGTAGGAGATGCGGTCGGCCGGGTAGTCCGTGTCCACCGGGAGGTAGGCGGCGCCGGACTTCAGGACGGCGACCTCGGCGACGATCAGTTCGGCCGAGCGGGGCACCGCGAGGGCCACCACGCGCTCGGGGCCGGCACCGCGCGCGACGAGGGCGCGGGCCAGCCGGGCCGCCCGCTCGTCCAGCTCGGCGTAGGTGAGCCGGGTGTCCTCGAAGACCAGCGCGATCTCGTCGGGCCGCCGCCGGACCTGCTCGGCGAACATCTCCGGCCAGGTGCGCAGGGGGACGTCGTGGTCGGTGTCGTTCCACTCCGTCAGGACACGGTGGCGCTCCTCGGCGTCCAGCAGGTCCAGTTCACCGACCGGGGTGTGCGGCCGGGCGAGGGCGTCGGCGAGCAGGGTGGCGTAGTGGCCGGCGGCCCGCTGCGCGGTCTCGTCCCGGAACAGCTCCTGACGGTACGTCACCCACACGCTGCCGGAACGGACTTCCAGCGCAAGATCGAGGATGCCCTGGGCCCCGCTGCCGCGTGGGCCGTCCACCGCAGTACCGGACACGGTGTCGGCCGCGCCGCCGGACGCGGTCCGGGCCGGACCGTCCGGCGCCGCGCCGTGCGCCGCCCCGAAGGCCACGTTGAACAGCAGCCCCCCGCCCCTGGTCGGCTCCGGTCGCAACCACGCGACCAGCGCGGCCGGTTCGACGCGGTGGGCGGCGGCCTCCGCACACGCCCGTGTCACCCGCCGGGCCAGTTCCGCGAACCCGGTCCCGCCGTCGAGGGCGACCCGGACCGGCAGTCCCCCGTACCCGACGGTGATGTCGCGCGCGCCGCCGTAGCGGTGCAGCAGCGCCACGAAGACGGACAGGTGGGTGAGTTCGTCGGCCGTCGCGTCCAGCGCGCGGCCGACCGTGCGCACTTCCCCACCGGGTGCGAGCGGGTACGGGAAGTCGACGGGGAGGACCGCCTCCTGCGGGAGGGGGTCGAGCGTTCGGCGCCAGTACGCCGTCACATCGTCGCCGTCGACACCGGACGCACGCGTTTCGAAACCGGACACAGCTGACCGTGCCTCCAGAGTGTGCGGAACCGGCTCAGCCGGAGGACCGCAGGTCATACTAAGGTAAGGATTACCTAACCAAAAGGCCCCGTCTCGGCGGACCTCGTGATCCCCACTACGATTAAGGCCTGCCTAACCTAAGGGAGCTGGCTGTTGGAGACCGCAAGGTGACGGGCAAGAGGGTGCGCCCTGTCCTTCTCGTGACGCTGCTGGGTACCGCCCTGGCGGCGCTCTGCCTGCTCTCACTGGCACTCGGCGCGGCCAACATCCCGCCGGACCAGGTGATCCGGGCGCTGTTCGGCGACGCCCCGAGCCGCTTCGTGGACAACGTCGTCTGGTCCGCGCGCATGCCCCGCACCGCGCTCGGGCTCACCGCGGGCGCGGCCCTCGGGCTGGCCGGGGCGCTGATGCAGGCCCTGACCCGCAATCCGCTCGCCGACCCCGGGGTGCTGGGGGTGAGCGCCGGGGCGTCCTTCGCCATCGTGCTGGCCGTCGGCGTGCTCGGCATCGACTCCCTCTACGGGTACGTGTGGTTCGCGTTCGGCGGGGCGCTGGTCGCCACGGTGGCCGTCTATCTGCTGGGCGGCCTCGGACGGTCCGGGATGACCCCGGTGAAGCTGGCGCTCGCGGGCATCGCCGTCACGTCGATGCTGTGGTCGTTCACCCAGGCCATCGTGCTCACCGACGTGGACGCGCTCAACAAGTTCCGCTTCTGGTCCGCCGGTTCGCTCGCGGAGGCGGAGAACGGCATGGTGTGGCGGGTCCTGCCGTTCCTCGTCGTCGGCGGGGTGCTGGCGCTGGCCTGCGCCCCGGCCCTCAACAGCCTGGCCCTCGGCGACGACGTCGCGGCCTCGCTCGGCCGGCGCCTGGGCCTGGTCCGGCTGGCGGGCGTCGCGGCGATCACCCTGCTGACCGGGGCCGCGGTCGCCGTCATCGGTCCGGTGGTCTTCATCGGCCTGGTGGTCCCCCATGTGGCCCGCGTACTGGCCCAGTCGGCGGGCATCGGTCCCGACCAGCGCTGGCTGCTGCCCCTTTCGGCGGTGCTCGCGCCCATCCTGCTGCTCGGCGCCGACATCCTCGGACGGCTCGTGGCACGGCCCACCGAGATCCAGGCGGGCGTACTGGTCGCCTTCATCGGCGGCCCGTTCTTCATCGCCATGGTCCGTCGGCGCAATCTGGCGGAGGTGTGAGCGTGCCGAACCCGAAATCGACCCTCGTGTCGCGTCCCGACCCCAAGTCCCCCGCCGGTAGCGGCCGTTCGTCCGGATCCGCCCACTTCCGCGCCTACCGGCTGGCCCTGCCCCCCGTCTCCGGCGTCTTCCGCCCCCGGCTGGTGGTCCTGTCGGTGGTGCTCGCCGCGGCCACCTTCCTGTTGTTCTGCCGGGGTCTGACGACCGGCGACTACCCGATCGGCTTCACCGAGGTCGTACGGGCCCTCGTGGGCTCCGGCGACCCCGGCACCGTACTCGTGGTGGAGGAACTGCGCCTGCCCCGCGCCCTGGTGGGACTGCTCGCCGGGATCGCCTTCGGGGTCTCCGGCGCGCTGTTCCAGACCATGACGCGCAACCCGCTGGCCAGCCCCGACATGATCGGTCTCACCCAGGGCGCCGGCACCGCCGTGGTCGCGGGCATCGTGCTCGGCTGGGACGGCGGACTCGGCACCCAGGCACTGGGACTGCTCGGCGCCCTGGTGACCGCCCTGACCGTCTACGCACTGGCCTGGCGGCGCGGCACCACCGGGTACCGCATCATCCTGGTCGGCATCGGCGTGGCCTGGATCTGCACCAGTGCCACCGACTACCTGGTGGCCAAGGGCGGCCGCTTCCAGGCGCAGGCCGCGCTCGGCTGGCTGGTCGGCAACCTGAACGGCCGCACCTGGGACCAGGTCGGGCCGCTCGCCGTCGCGCTGGCCGTGCTGCTGCCGGCGGCCCTGCTGCTCGGCCGGCTGCTGCGCACGCTCCAGCTCGGCGACGACGTGGCCACCGGCCTCGGGACGCGCGTCCAGCCCGTACGCCTGGCCGTCCTGCTCACCGGTGTCGGCCTGATCGCCTTCGCCACCGCGTCCGCGGGGCCCGTGGCCTTCGTGGCGCTCGCCGCCCCGCAGATCGCACAGCGGCTCGCCGGCACCGCCTGGCCGCCCACGGTGGCCTCGGGACTGACCGGGGCGCTCGTGGTCCTGGGCGGCGACCTCATCGCCCGTACCCTCGTCTCCGGCACGGAACTGCCGGTCGGCGTCGTCACCGGTGTGCTCGGCGCACCGGTCCTGCTCTGGCTGCTCGTCCGCGCCAACCGCGCGGGTTCAGGAGGTTGATCCCATGTCCGCCGACCCCCTGCCGGCCGATCCCGTGTCCACCGGGCCCGTGCCGGTCCCCGGCCCCGGCCTGCCGGCCGCCGATCCCGACCTGCGCGCGAGCGGTCTGCGGCTGGCGTACGACAACCGGCTGGTCGTCGACGGCCTCGACCTGGCGGTACCGCCGGGCCGGATCACGGCCATCGTCGGCGCCAACGCCTGCGGGAAGTCCACCCTGTTGAGGGCCCTCGCCCGGCTGCTGGGGCCCAAGGAGGGAGCCGTCCACCTCGACGGGCGGGCCCTGCAGTCCATTCCGAGCCGGGAACTCGCGCAGCGCCTGGGCATCCTCCCGCAGAGCCCGGTCGCGCCCGAGGGGCTGACCGTCATCGACCTGGTCAACCGCGGGCGTTCGCCGCACCAGACCTGGTGGCGGCAGTGGTCGAAGGCGGACGAGCAGGCCGTGCACGAGGCGCTGGCCGCCACCGGCATGACCGACCTCGCCGACCGGCCCGTCGACGAACTCTCCGGCGGCCAGCGGCAACGCGCCTGGATCGCCATGGCCGTCGCCCAGGGCACGCCCGTCCTGCTGCTCGACGAGCCGACGACGTATCTCGACCTGGCCCATCAGATCGACGTCCTGGACCTGATCACCGACCTCAACCGCCGGGAGAACCGTACGGTCGTGATGGTGCTGCACGACCTCAACCAGGCCTGCCGGTACGCGGATCACGTCGTCGCCATGAAGGCCGGGAAGATCGTCGCCGAGGGCAGCCCGGCCGAGGTCATCACCGCCGGGACCGTCGAGGACGTCTTCGACCTGACCTGCCGGATCACCATGGACCCGGTCAGCCACACCCCTCTGGTCATCCCGATGGGCCGCCACCACGGAGGACCGACGACGCCGACGGCGGCGACGGCGCGGGCGGCCGACTGAGGGGCCGCTGCGAGCGGGAAGCCAGGGACCTGTCGGCCGGGGGTTTGTGTGCGCCGTATGGCCGAACGGTGACCGTGAGAGGCAGATGAGGCCGGAGGGACGGAAGGTCCGTACCTGTGTCTTGACACCGGCTTCGTTCACTTCTTAGAACGAGAGGCGAAGCATTCCCCCCACCTCAGTGGGCCCGCCCCGCGCAGAGGCGGCCCACGGAAGGGAGAGTCGTGGACTCCCCACGTCTGCTCCGCACCTGTCTGCTCGCCGCCCTGCCCGCCGTTCTGGTCGCGGCGGCCGCCGTAGCCCCTGCCCACGCGGACCCCACTCCGCGGGCAGCGGCGGCGGTGACGTTCTCCGACACCTTCGACGGCGCCGCGGGATCCGGTGTCGACCCGGGCAAGTGGCAGGTCGAGACCGGCGACAACGTCGACAACCACGAGCGGCAGTACTACACGGCCGGCAACGACAACGCGAAGCTCGACGGCCAGGGCCACCTGGTCATCGAGGCTCGCCGCGAGAACCCGGGCAACTACCAGTGCTGGTACGGCAGTTGCGAGTACACCTCGGCCCGGCTCAACACCTCCGGCAAGTTCACCGCGACGTACGGGCACGTCGAGGCCCGGATGAAGATCCCGCGCGGTCAGGGCATCTGGCCCGCCTTCTGGATGCTCGGCCAGGACATCGGCAGCGTCGGCTGGCCCAACTCCGGTGAGATCGACGTCATGGAGAACGTCGGCTTCGAGCCCGGGACCGTGCACGGCACC belongs to Streptomyces sp. V3I8 and includes:
- a CDS encoding iron ABC transporter permease, coding for MRPVLLVTLLGTALAALCLLSLALGAANIPPDQVIRALFGDAPSRFVDNVVWSARMPRTALGLTAGAALGLAGALMQALTRNPLADPGVLGVSAGASFAIVLAVGVLGIDSLYGYVWFAFGGALVATVAVYLLGGLGRSGMTPVKLALAGIAVTSMLWSFTQAIVLTDVDALNKFRFWSAGSLAEAENGMVWRVLPFLVVGGVLALACAPALNSLALGDDVAASLGRRLGLVRLAGVAAITLLTGAAVAVIGPVVFIGLVVPHVARVLAQSAGIGPDQRWLLPLSAVLAPILLLGADILGRLVARPTEIQAGVLVAFIGGPFFIAMVRRRNLAEV
- a CDS encoding iron chelate uptake ABC transporter family permease subunit, with translation MALPPVSGVFRPRLVVLSVVLAAATFLLFCRGLTTGDYPIGFTEVVRALVGSGDPGTVLVVEELRLPRALVGLLAGIAFGVSGALFQTMTRNPLASPDMIGLTQGAGTAVVAGIVLGWDGGLGTQALGLLGALVTALTVYALAWRRGTTGYRIILVGIGVAWICTSATDYLVAKGGRFQAQAALGWLVGNLNGRTWDQVGPLAVALAVLLPAALLLGRLLRTLQLGDDVATGLGTRVQPVRLAVLLTGVGLIAFATASAGPVAFVALAAPQIAQRLAGTAWPPTVASGLTGALVVLGGDLIARTLVSGTELPVGVVTGVLGAPVLLWLLVRANRAGSGG
- a CDS encoding ABC transporter ATP-binding protein gives rise to the protein MPAADPDLRASGLRLAYDNRLVVDGLDLAVPPGRITAIVGANACGKSTLLRALARLLGPKEGAVHLDGRALQSIPSRELAQRLGILPQSPVAPEGLTVIDLVNRGRSPHQTWWRQWSKADEQAVHEALAATGMTDLADRPVDELSGGQRQRAWIAMAVAQGTPVLLLDEPTTYLDLAHQIDVLDLITDLNRRENRTVVMVLHDLNQACRYADHVVAMKAGKIVAEGSPAEVITAGTVEDVFDLTCRITMDPVSHTPLVIPMGRHHGGPTTPTAATARAAD
- a CDS encoding glycoside hydrolase family 16 protein, whose product is MDSPRLLRTCLLAALPAVLVAAAAVAPAHADPTPRAAAAVTFSDTFDGAAGSGVDPGKWQVETGDNVDNHERQYYTAGNDNAKLDGQGHLVIEARRENPGNYQCWYGSCEYTSARLNTSGKFTATYGHVEARMKIPRGQGIWPAFWMLGQDIGSVGWPNSGEIDVMENVGFEPGTVHGTLHGPGYSGSGGIGAGYTLPGGQAFADAFHTFAVDWAPNRITWSVDGTVYQTRTPADLNGNTWVFDKPFFLILNLAVGGYWPGDPDGSTAFPQQLVVDEVKVTTSDG